The window TGAAGCAGGATAACTAGCGTCTATGAGCCTTTTATGTCTACATGATGGCTTAATTTTAGCGCTTGAGTCATTAATGTGCTATTTAGAGATAGTATCAATCGTTACGGCAAGCCCCAAAAGATAAGAACAAATAGGGtgaagtacagtaaatgtgtttCTTCTTTGGTTGAAGGTTTCAACTGAGGTGACACCATGAGGTTTTCATACCTAACGTGTGACAGCAGGACTTGAACAAGGAGCCAGTCAGTGGACATACTGAAAGGATGAGGCAGATGTGAGTGCGGTAGAGCAGTGTTGTGAGTGACAAAAGTCAAACAGTTCAAGTGAGTATAAATAGGTTGATTAAACATGCCATTTCACTAGTATAGTTTTAGCAATGCCTGCCAGTCTCTCtcgatacacacacacatacacacacacacacacacacacacacacacacaaatgcagtgattcccaaccacttaGCAGCAGCACAGAGTccgaaaattattttttgtctaCAAATCTGTTATTCATTTGTCTTAAATGGTCTTTCATTAGATGATAAAGGGTACAATATACTtctgtatccacctgttgcggttcatacaacacaataagtcagctttgtgttcaataaacCTTGGCCAGAACCTTGGCCAGATTTTCACTAAATTTAGTAAATGGAGACTTGATCATCATCATTCCacgataatgtttttgtttggtggtgtgccatgagattttctAATGTGAAATATGTGCATTGGCTAATAAATGTTCGGAAACACTGCATTACTCAACCTTGCACATATAAGGTCTGTACGCACTGATTtggctttaaaaacaaaaaaacaaaaaacaaaaatcaaccaTGTATATACATGATTTCACTAATAAAACTAAGTGCTTTTTATGCAATCACTCCATCGATAGTGATACACTCCTGTCCACAGGATATTTTGATATAGCTGCAGAAAATGTCTGTACATGTCATTTAATGTCAAATATGACATCAGTTGGTGGTGGACGGAATTTTAATCATGAATCTTTAACGGAGAGCTCCTCATATCTGCGGGGGGTTGTCAGCGGCGACTGCGGAGTATTCCGGGTCGGACACGTTGGATGTCTCGATGAGGCGCGCCAGGCCAGTCCGCGTGGAGTACTTGAAGATGAAGGCCTTCATGAGGTCATAGCGGTAGTTCCGGTTGATGAAGTTGTAGAGGATGGGGTTGAAGCAGCAGTGCAGCAAGGACAGGCACTGGGTGAGGTGCATGGCCACATACAGGAAATTCTCCAGGCCACAGGTGAGAGGCAGCACGCCCAGCTGGGAGAGCGAGTCGGCCAACAGCACGGCATGGTATGGCCCCCAGCAGCCCAGGAACACCACGATGTAGGCCAGGATCACCCTGCGGCTAATGCGACGCTCCTGCTCTACCGTGGAGGACGACGGCGAGGACGTACGAGTGAAGGCTCTGGCCAGCAGCGCGTAGAAGAACGTGATAACGGGGAAGGGGAGGAGGAAGCCTAAGAGGATGAAGCTCAACTGGACGCCCACCATCCACTCCCTTGGGTTCTCCTCCGGGTACACGGGCCTGCATAGCATGCTGTCCCCATGTGAGGCCTTCACTGTACGTAGGAAGTAGGTGTCTGGCAAGGAGGCCACCAGAGCCAGGAGCCAGACTCCAACACAGACCACGCGGCGGGTGAACTTCCTGCGCACGCCGCCCTGGTTCTCCCGGTGGCGCCTCACACTCAGATAGCGGTCCACGCTCATGCATGCCAGGAAGAAGATGCTCCCGAAGAGGTTGACGGAgaagagcaggtgtgtgagTTTGCACGCCACCTCACCGAAGGGCCAGTGGCCGTGCTGGGCCAGGGAGATCACCCACACGGGCAGGGTGGCGCACACGCACAGGTCAGCCACGGAAAGGTGGGCGATGTACGTGTGGGTCTCGTGTCGAGGGGTGGAGTCCCGCTGGGCGCGAACGTTCACCCACAGGACCAGAGCATTGGCCGCCAGGCCCACGACAAAGATGAAGGTGTAGAGGACGCACATGGAGTTGAGTAGGGCGTGGCGGTTGAACGCCGTGGCGCACACGGTGGTGTCCACGCTGGAAATGTTGGAAAAGGTGTCGGAGAAGTTGAGGTAGCCCAGGGACTCCCACAGGTCCTCCATCTCGCTGGTGCTCAGACTCATCTCAACAACCGCAGGGAGTTCACGCAAATCGTAGACACACTGAGAGGAATCCTGCAAAAAGAAGACATTACCTCATCATTCCTGCAACTGTCTTAATATAGCTCTAGAAATCAGACTTGTATCACCAAGCCCAAATAAAGCAGTTTGGACACCTTCATAAGACTGTATGTAAGATCCACGGTTTATTTTGACATATTTAATCACACAAGAGTAATTGTTTCAAGCAACCCAATTGAGATATTTGATGAGTCATACCATATAACCAATGAAAAATCTACTTTCAACTCAGCATTTCTTGTGTGTCTGGGTCATTTAGTCCAGCACCAATTGTCACAGTGTGCTCACTCTCTCCCACAGCAGTTTTCCAGGTGTGCTGTCCCAAGCTTTAAACGCAATGTTACGCAGTATGGGAACAGACTTTAAATTGCCACACACTCAGTacgagttaaatcaaacaaaacgtgACTTTTATGCAGTTGCTGGCTTCTCCAAAATTAGCAAAGTAAATGTGACAATCTTTCTTTGAACGATGTTCTGAATTCCTGTTTCTTTGCTTGTGTCGTCGTACTGAGCACAATAATGCTGCCTGGGGGAATTGTGCCATAGTGGATGTATGTGCGGATGCTCAACTTCCCGTAGTTGACATCtttttttagacagcaaactGATTGAAAGTGAATCAACAGCCagttgcactgttttttttctctaatcAATTTGTTGACTTATATTTCCATTACCATGAAATACTTTTCAGTGGACAGACAATGAGCGAAGAGAAATCCATTTTTCATCTCACTCTCTGGCTCCTGAATGTgggttttattctcaaaaagcAGCATGAGCTCATAAAATAGTCGCTTGTGGTCTGCCACCCGTCTCTGAAGAATCCTAATGTGGTTAACTTGTTCAACCACGGATTACAAACTTTAATAGAGCCTCTCTGTCGTCCTGTCTGCTGTCAACATGATTGATTTGCAGTCGATGTGAGTGAGGGCATGTGgttacaaacaaatgtttacattAGCTGCACGAGCGCAGCGCAGATTAGACATAAGGAAGCAGCATGAAGAAACCCAAACAGTGTATTTCCGGAGCGTTCCTGGCATTCCAAAATAAGGCACAGGTCACTTTGGGGAGAAACCTGATGCCACTTTAAAGAATGTTTTCCCTTAACGTGTCTGAAgaagtaaagaaaaacattttgtttctctctATTCTTCTTGCAAGGTTTCAGAGGATCTGTCGTCATgcagatgatttaaaaaacacacacttcatAACCTTgaacatgcattttttacaACAATTGAAGCTAAATCCATGGGAGCATGTgcacaacatttcaaattgttgcaTAAACGCAGAAATGGAAGTGACAGGAGCATTATGAGGAGGCCACATGtacacagcaaaaataaaaaatatcttgCCCTTTAAAACTTCCTGTGTCCTGTAGGTAGTTTTGtccaaactgtttaattatttacatatcTAACGCCACCAATAAACATTTAATGTTTATGGTTGGCAGTGGTGAAAAGAATCTGTCCACAAGAAAATGCCTTGGTATAAGCTACCTAAAGCAACAGTTTGATTAAAAGCTTCCTTCGCCAATCAGAAGCCAGAAGAAAGTCATTCGCGGAAAAGGCACAATAACAACAGTGGAAAATTGAGGGAattaaacattccaaaaacatgcacattgggttcactgaaggctctaaattgtttATAGGCgggaatgtgaatggttgtctgtctctatctgtgccctgtgatagactggtgaccagtccagggctcAATTTGGCTGAAGTCAAATGCGATAGGTTCCAGCTGACCCATGACCCGATCGAGAACAAgtgcgatagaaaatggatggatgggttatttCTATTGTTTCCTGTGGGAGGTTGAATGGCATCCTGTGTTCAACTTTAAAGGGTTCCACTGTGATGGCGCACATTGTGGCATGCCAGCAAAACAGAGATTGCAATTTGCAGTTgttaaaacaccaaaatgtgaagaaaatatagtttgttttttttaggggatGGGGGCGACGTACGAGGCGGTGTGGCATGCTTATAAATCGGCACCGTCCTTTAGAATGAAGCAAGCCTATACAGTGACATATTTGGGCCACATTGCTGCACTGGCTTCACAGTGTGCTGCGAGGTCTCTCCTCCAACGCGCCGCTTGCCGCCATACGAGAGGTCGACTGGGGAGCGGGCGGGGGTTTGTAGAGGGAAGGACCGATCAAAACCAGAGCACGACTGCCTTAACCCCGCTTCATGCCCCACAGTGACCTGTACGCCCACAGAGGGGAATTGTGCGGCGAGATCAGCGGGAGACGGGACGCCACTCGAAATGCCTCCCCTCCGCGTTGCGCAATGGAGGGCCGCTAACCACTGGGGTGACAAGTTGAAATCTGACCGCCTCAAGACATCTCTGCACCCACACTTCTTTTTcttaactaaataaaaacattccacAGCTCCTGGAGACATTTTAGAATCCCAtcacacataataataatgacttttCACCCATTTGACACAACTTAACATGCATTCTCCACGCAGTTTCAGCAATCGTGTCTCATTCAAAGAACGTATTAGCCAATCTTACAGCTGCAAGTACTTTAcctgtttttttggtttgttttttccccccttacgATTAGCTGCTCCACGTTAAAATGTCTGTAGTCACATTTGTCCTAAATCTATCAGTAGTAAAGCGCAAAAATAAAACTGGCAGCGGTTAGCTGGGTAATGTAACATCAGGGGTAAGGTTACAAATCACTAACCAGAACTGCTGTCAGCGTAAAGTGTTTACCACTATTTGATAGAGGATTTGGGACTTATTAGGCCTATAAATCATGTAAGAATTCTAATTTCTGGGAATCATTTAACCATGATTAACTAAATGTTTCTTCTGTAATACAATGTTAGCCTTGactttttaatttgacttgACAGCAGATAGGGCCATTCTTTGCAACAGGGGGATTTTCGACGCAGAGATAATCTCTCACAATGGCCTCCAATTCCTTCATATTATATGGAAAACACCTGAGCCAGGTAGCTCGGCAGGCTTCAAACTAATTAGCCCTTCGACACCCGCAGCAATCAGATAACACGTGCACACACTGCAGAATCTTTGGTTCGTCTTGTTTGTAgcatctttctttatttttgttccttAATAGTGAAACATGTCACGTGTCCAGTTAAAGAAAAATAAGGGGAAATAAGTGTAAAGGGGCATTGATTTGTGCTCGGAGGCTTGAAAACTacatgttacacacacacacacacacacacacacacacttgcactcaACTGCATGTTTGTTTCAGCACCTttgtagctttttttgtttgtttgtttttgttctttaataATGGAAATACAGCACATATCTCTCTAATTAACCAAAAGAAGAGAGAACATGTGGAGAGAGCATTGATTTGTGTAAGGAGGTTTGATAACAGCATGTTgctcactgacacacacacacacacacacacaaacacacacacacacagcaacattttgggatcagcaatatacagtaaataacgTGAATTAGGCAAACAAGCAGATAAAATGAGTCTAACAAATGTCGATTTGTGCTTGGGGCTCAATAACGTTTTTAAAGGCTTTATCTTACTCAGTGATGTTAGATTGCGAATAAATTATGTTTAGAGACCCAAGAAGCGCCCCCGATCAAAATGACCACCTCATTTTGTAGCttctttgtttaattttgttcttaaataatgtaaattttaaaaaacaacagcatatAACTACTTTTAAGCAAACAGTAGAGACAATTCATTTGAAATAGGACTGGTTTGTGCTCGGAGGCTTAGTAATGGCATGGTTTTAAAGTTTTTATATTCTTAAAGGAGGGTACATTGATGATAAAATGAGTTTAGAATCACTCCAATTAACgctgacaaattaaaaaaaaaaaatgtataactgAAAAAGTAGATAAAAGCACAATTTGCACTTGTGTGAATATTTGACTCCTACTTTTACACATTAAACatggactctctctctctctctctctctctctctctctctctctctctctctctctctctctctctcagcctCCGCGAGCATCCAGTTACAAATTAGCTCAGAACAACGCCTTTTGTCTCTCAATACACAGACAATAAGACGTCAGCGAAGGCGTTTCATGTGCTGATGTCTCCCCACAACGACAATAGGTGCAggtgcaacatgtttttttgtttaatttatttattattttttaattgtttagtAACAAACACTGTCACTGGTTATTTTGTGAACGGTCGCCGGTTCAATCTCGTCGCAGACGAAACACAACGCAATGTATTTGGAGCCTATTGTTGATTTGCATCAGCGCATTACAGACAAAGTTCTCTTATCAAACACAACTTACAATTCAATAGATGGGGAGGAAAGACTGAAAAAGGGCGGTAATTTATTGtctaaaccatgcaaacttaaAGAGCATTCTTTATATATATTGATTCTGTATATTCCTTATTCGTtatgtgtgtggggggaaaTACATAAAGTGTCATATAATATCACAGAGATAATAATATCTTAAAACGGCGTTATAAAATCCCAACGGCCACTACTCCAGCAGCACATAAACTCATCATTGCAGCTTACCTCTTAtttctttcttatttatttattgtttttttttttgtcaagtcttCCGCTGATTCTCTGTACGCTTCTCCGCTTTTCGCTCAGCTTTGCATCAAGTCCACTCAAGTGCTGTCTGTCCTCAGAGTCCTCCGAGTACTAGTCCGGCTGGATCAGTCGTCGTGCACTTGCTGATACCGACGGGGAGAGCAACAGCAACGCCTCCAAGACTAGACCTTATTGGCAGGGAAgaggggggtgtgtgtgtgtgtggggagggggggttggggggggcatGGCCGGGTTTCGGCCAGGGGAGGGTCGAGGAACGTGCTTGTCCTGATTTTAAGAGGAAAACTACAAGTATAAACAGCACTCGATAATATGCTGGCACACCTGCAAAATCTAATGAGGGGTATCAAACAAATAATGATGAGGCGGCCAAAGTATAGGCTCGATTTAAGTTGAAGTGGAcatacatttgtaaaagaaaGACTAAAGGATAAAGTCAACTCGTTTCcttgagttaaaaaaacaaaacaaaaaaaacaaaaaaactacagattgaaatgtacttaagtccAAAAGTAACTTTGACTGTCAAGTATAtatacaatacccattttgataacaatgtaaaataaaccaaaaattgCACGCAAAATAGTTTTCCCTCTTTCATTAACTTGCATTGTACTGAGAAGAGAGGGGTGGCTAGCTACAAAACATTAATAGATcagctgatgatgattggaaaAAGATACACctttccttttgttgttgttgtttttttcagattaggtGGAAAACAAACTTGAATGACAGAAACTGGTGGCTTTTTTGTCTTGGCACAACATCAAATatccatttttccatccatcttctataggCAAAGTGCTTTTCCTAGGGTTGCGAGTGTGTTGGGGCCTATccctgtcatggccctgtgtttcaagttgttttcctttgtgctgcagtgtctgggtgagtgaaggtgggcgtggacatcggtgacgcgcctgtcatgcattgtaatcatcgtcctttttagggggcaccgtgacagtgtgtgggcgtcggaatattcactcgtttttgccccgtgtttgccgccgttctgaccgctgtccaaatttaggctcaatacgattataccacacggaccgtttgtcgtgtctccctgcgttatctgtttttgattctctctggttgtgagttcctttagttttgtatgtctcgccatcacatgctctgccatttaattaaaattgttcggacctcttacctggagtctattttttgggatctgccttTACGGCATTGCCGCACGTgacaatcccagctgacttggggtaaaaggcagggtacaccccggactggttggCAACCAATCGAAAGGCACAAGGAGAAGATCTTGCTTCTTGCTTAATGCTCCCTGGCTCACGTTCTTACATTTTATGGTGGTTGTccctcttttttgccacattatAAGACCCCGAGATGTGGAGGCTAGTGACCCTCAAGAGATTAcagtcaatcaagatctcaactgcAATTGACTTTGCCACTCCATTTAAGTCTTCTTTACATCATGTTGTCATCTGCGAGTTCTGCGTCTGGTGGTTCTGTCTCTGCGCCCTCTACCAGGCCCCCCAGCATGCCCCCCTCTGAGTGGTGACCTGAGTGGTGTGGCGCCAGGGCTGCCCCGCTGGGCCTTCTGGGTTCGTGGGCGTTATCTGCCCAATAGGGTTGGTTGGGGGTGCGTGTGGAGGGGTGTCGATCTGGCGGTTGCTTGGCGCTGTGTCTGTGCACTTTGGCTTCACTGATGGAGTGGGTTCCGGGCCACCTAGCGGTTTTTCAGTGCCGGGGTCCCAATTATTGGTTCTGTGTCATTGGGGCTTACCGAGCTTGGGTGGCAGGATGCGCTTGAGCACTTTGTTGCACTGGCGAGAAGTTTGCTTCACGATCTTCTCCCAATACGTCAGCAAATCCTCACTCGTGTTCGCGCCCAGAATTGGCGCGACATAAGTATTTCCAGTGACAACTGCTCTATATATGCATAAGGATTTCTCGGGTTTTGGGATTAAAGGAGATACATCTATAGTAGTACAGAACGGTCAAGTGCTCAAATTCTTGCCTTTATGTTTTTGCCTGTCTTTGTCTGTCTTGTCTTGCTTCACATAGGCGAATCAGACCGTTTCTGGATTAGATAGGCTATAGCttcaaataataaagaaatctaAGTGCTcagttctattttattttgtttttgttctcgaGCTTCAGAGAGGgcttcacactcacacacagtaaTAAAACTTGTAGACTACAAGACAAGAAAAGGCATGTTGTATCTGTTTTGACGAGTCCTGGAATAAACTATGCATTAACATTcagacaaaaaaagtagaaaaagaaaaaagtaccaAGTTTATTTTCACAAAGAGTAGAAAATACAGATACTATATGTTTTCAAAAGTAGAAGTAgtaaataggcggcacggtggccgactggttagagcgtcagcctcacagttctgaggtgcggggttcaatccccgtccccgcctgtgtggagtttgcatgttctccccgtgcctgcgtgggttttctccgggcactccggtttcctcctacatcccaaaaacatgcattagttGGAGACtatcaattgcccgtaggcatgactgtgagtgcgaatggttgtttgtttctgtgtgccctccgattggctggcaaccagttcagggtgtaccccgcctcctgcccgatgacagctgggataggctccagcacgcccgcgaccctactgaggagaagcggctcagaaaatggatggatggaagtagtaaataaaagtaaaacgtcATCAGAAAAAGAACTAGAAAGAAAAGCACAGATACCTAAAatatctacttaagtacaatttaaaaaaacatatcatACAAAAACTTTGTATTGTATCgtattattgtatattgtattttttccccactgtggCCCATATACCCCTTGAAGATACAGGATACGTGATTCATATTGTGTGTTTAAGTGTTCTGGCCGTATGCACATTGTTGGTCATCTATTTTGTTATGCACATAGTAATTGTAGTGCTCCATTTACTGTACAGGAAATGAAATACGTGATGAATACATTCATATGGCATGTGCAGAGAAATGACTGATTTTCCATCTAACTTAAAAATGGTAAACACGGGTTGCCTCTCAAACAGGGCGCTTGCTTGAAATTGCCAAAATTGTAAGTCACCACAGTGCAAATAACATTCTAAATCCAACTGTATTTTTAAGAATAGTGTCAGAATATCTCATAGTGTGTCTGGCCTAAGCTGAAATGCAAAGCTCCAATCGATATTATTTTTAACACtgtgctgcacacacacacacacacacacacacacatgccagaGATTCCGTCCTACTTAATCCATACATGCTATGTAATTATAACAAAAACATACTGGGAAAGTATTTGAGCAAGAGCCGCTCTCTGACATTGTGGGTTCAGGGGCCTTGTTCTGGGAGTGCCTCGCCCTACCGTTACTTCAGTATGAAACGAGACTCGGTCAACCACATCCACATTCGATCGTCTTCCACACAAAACCAACGAACGGGTTAAACTCTGCAGAGCGATCAACTGAAACGCCCTCTTAATAACGAACAACATCAGGTCAAAGTCATGTGCAAGTTTTGATTTGAATCAGGGGTTTGTTATTTCAAGTCAAGTAAAAGAGTACGTTTCTGAAATTAATACAGCCAAAGGGGGGATTTAAATGTTACCCAATGATTTTTCTACGTTGTGTGGGACTGCCATCTACATTAAGTTGTGTGATTCCACATGCCTGTCATGTGCCTGCCAAAGCAACAGGGGGCACTATAACCCATATCCACTATTTATAAAACTGTCAACACACGTCCATGACAGCTTTACGGCAcagtagccgactggttagagcgtctgcctcacagttctgaggacaggggttcaatccccggcgccgtcctgtgtggaatttggatgttctcctcgtggctgcgtgggttttctccgggaactccggtttcctcccacatcccaaaaacatgcatgctaggttaattgacaactctaaattggccataggtgtgaatgtgagtgtgaatggttgtttgtttgtttgtgccctgcgattggctggcaactggttcaaggtgtagcctgcctcctgcccgatgttagctgcaatgggctccagcacgcccgcgaccccggtgaggagaagtggctcagaaaatggatggatgaatggatatatatatatgtgatgtGTCAAAATATATCGGCGCTGTTGAATGGCCCAAAAGCCAAGATAGAGAGTagtaattggtttattatgtttgGTTTATTGGCACACCAGTGCCCATAAATGTaggtaaacactttttttttttttttttttttaaatgattcaacaaaataatgtattgcTTATTATTTATAGGACCCCCAAGCTACCGGTCGAGGAGCCGCAGGGGGACCCCGGTTTGAGAAGCAGTGCATTAGTGGCGAATCAATTATGGCTCCTCTGAGTACGAATATTTCTCTCCCGATATTATAGTGCAAATACTGTAACAATCGACGATCATTGCTGTCAGATGACAATTGTGTTTTTACAACTAAACCCAAAGCATTGTGGGTTTCATAACTAGTAGGAAGTGGTGTTTAATAAACGGTTAACTTGCCCTGCAGTGTGTCTGTTATGTGGACCCACAGACCTACGCAACACCAAGCAAGGCGGTGATGCGTTGGTCGACCCCGCCAACGGCCCGCAGCGTCCAGAAGCCTGTTAGCCCGCAAGCTAGCATGCTTGTCTCGTCACCATTACTGTATTTCCAATCAACTGCTTAAATCATCATTCATTCTACTTTTCAGTTTTATCCAAGTGCGGTCTGATGTGGATGTGTTTGGAAAAGCCAACAGAGATACGCCCCCaagtttaattgaatactcccAAGTTGTTCATCGGTGTAaacgtgagtgtgaaaggttgtttttctatatatGGCCTGCAAATGATTGTTGAGCAGTCTAGGGTGAActcccccaaagtcagctgggatcagctccagcccacctgcaaTTATGTGGACaagcgcaatagaaaatggatggatggaataagaAGTTATCAACACATTGGGATACGATAGAAAGaaagcagcccccccccccccccaccctccccccaaAATCTAAAAACACAAACTAGATGGAGTTTTCCAAaacttcaaatgaaatgaagtTTGGGCCGAGACAAATCTTCACACTTCTTAGTTTTTGTGCAGACATGGCCTCTTTCAATTAACCCCAAGTTCAATGCAATATAAGATAAGTCTGATTAATACTAGTTGCCTTGTCATGTTGTTGTTTGccgaagaagaaggaaaagatCGCAGACCGGTACAGGTCACTCCGCTTAGGTTTATCATGGCTGAATGCGGCGATGAAATACAGCCAGAAAGCCTGCCTGGCTGCTCGGTGACCTCATTAAAGAGCAGTGGAGTGAATTCAGTTTCAATGAGGCTTTTAAAGAGAGCTCCCGCTTCTGCACGCATACCCATTGTCCTCCGTATCAGGCGCATCGGGGGGATTTATTAAACCTCTCGTGGAAACATCCGCAGCTCGGCACACCGCTGCCAACCTCTGTTCTTGCACTCCCCATTCACAGGGGGGCATGCTGGGaaagcaggtgtgtgtgtgtgtttgtgtggtgtgtAGCCTGAGAAAAAGCATCCGGCTCTTTGTCAGGAAAATGAACACGGCGGAAG is drawn from Phycodurus eques isolate BA_2022a chromosome 12, UOR_Pequ_1.1, whole genome shotgun sequence and contains these coding sequences:
- the ackr3a gene encoding atypical chemokine receptor 3a, whose product is MSLSTSEMEDLWESLGYLNFSDTFSNISSVDTTVCATAFNRHALLNSMCVLYTFIFVVGLAANALVLWVNVRAQRDSTPRHETHTYIAHLSVADLCVCATLPVWVISLAQHGHWPFGEVACKLTHLLFSVNLFGSIFFLACMSVDRYLSVRRHRENQGGVRRKFTRRVVCVGVWLLALVASLPDTYFLRTVKASHGDSMLCRPVYPEENPREWMVGVQLSFILLGFLLPFPVITFFYALLARAFTRTSSPSSSTVEQERRISRRVILAYIVVFLGCWGPYHAVLLADSLSQLGVLPLTCGLENFLYVAMHLTQCLSLLHCCFNPILYNFINRNYRYDLMKAFIFKYSTRTGLARLIETSNVSDPEYSAVAADNPPQI